From the genome of Ectobacillus sp. JY-23, one region includes:
- a CDS encoding DinB family protein gives MLEILKKQQEDTHRLVENVSKAQEEYRYAVGKWSLKEALGHIADTERVMSYRLLVVARGDQMPLPSFDEDAYIANADFHRLELHHVLAELSAVRQCTCSLLTCLPDHAWKRTGTVLEYPTTVRAIAYIIAGHALHHQNIIQERYILK, from the coding sequence TTGCTCGAAATTCTAAAGAAGCAACAAGAAGACACACATCGCTTGGTCGAAAACGTATCAAAAGCGCAAGAGGAATACCGATATGCTGTAGGAAAGTGGAGCCTAAAGGAGGCGCTCGGACATATCGCGGATACGGAGCGCGTGATGAGCTACCGTCTTCTTGTCGTGGCCCGTGGCGACCAAATGCCGCTGCCGTCGTTCGATGAGGACGCCTATATAGCGAACGCAGACTTCCACCGGCTCGAGTTGCATCATGTGCTTGCGGAGCTATCGGCGGTCCGTCAATGCACCTGTTCCTTACTGACGTGCCTACCCGATCACGCATGGAAGCGAACCGGCACGGTTTTGGAGTATCCAACTACCGTACGCGCAATCGCATATATCATCGCCGGTCATGCGCTCCATCATCAAAACATCATACAAGAAAGATATATACTGAAATAG
- a CDS encoding pentapeptide repeat-containing protein: MNCFGLCCVALPYAKSADFAFNKDSGTPCRNLQSDFLCGIHDELRSKGFRGCVAYECFGAGQNVSQNIYEGKDWVKHPELANEMFQVFPIVQQLHEMLWYIKEALEAQVAQAIHDELQIAFERTEQLTKKAPAEILEIDVPGHRAYVNALLLKVSELLRPKPTNAKLAKRRDFLGAKLQGANLRGVSLRGALLIAADLRGADLRQTDVIGADFRDADLCGADLRGSIFLTQAQVNAAKGDTATKLPHTVQVPAHWKK; this comes from the coding sequence ATGAACTGCTTTGGCTTGTGCTGCGTGGCTTTGCCCTACGCAAAATCAGCCGATTTCGCTTTTAACAAAGATAGTGGTACACCGTGCCGGAATTTGCAGTCCGATTTTTTATGTGGTATTCATGACGAGTTACGAAGCAAGGGGTTTCGAGGCTGTGTAGCGTATGAATGTTTTGGTGCTGGTCAAAACGTATCGCAAAACATTTATGAAGGAAAAGACTGGGTGAAGCATCCCGAGCTTGCGAACGAAATGTTTCAAGTCTTTCCTATTGTGCAGCAGCTTCATGAGATGCTTTGGTATATAAAGGAAGCGTTAGAAGCACAAGTAGCGCAAGCGATTCATGATGAATTGCAAATTGCGTTTGAACGTACGGAGCAGCTGACAAAAAAAGCGCCTGCGGAAATCTTGGAAATTGATGTGCCAGGGCATCGCGCATATGTCAATGCATTGCTGCTAAAGGTGAGTGAGCTGCTGCGTCCTAAGCCTACAAATGCGAAGCTTGCGAAACGAAGAGATTTTCTGGGTGCGAAGCTACAAGGTGCGAACTTAAGAGGAGTTAGCTTACGAGGAGCACTATTAATCGCAGCCGATCTGCGCGGCGCGGATTTGCGACAAACCGATGTAATCGGCGCAGACTTTAGAGATGCTGACTTGTGCGGTGCGGATCTGCGCGGAAGCATCTTTCTGACGCAGGCGCAGGTGAACGCGGCAAAAGGGGATACAGCTACGAAGCTGCCACACACGGTCCAAGTGCCGGCACATTGGAAAAAGTGA
- a CDS encoding MFS transporter: MKDKSILTAAFFSSFGSTMYFIIVAWILYELTSDATYTGLMVGFGFLPGVFMNLVFGVWADRANRKTLTILATGIILLSITALWGAMLLDVIQPWMLIAVHMSVQTFASLFRTAQQAFITEVYEKKEIPRIFSHQGSAVSVGGLIGTSFGGFALHWFSAEGAVGIVLGSFCITLLCLGMVSYELKERAYQPASVFRDLTDGFRYIHRVPLMYSLLGLMFVGQLVVHTTAGMLSVYTSARLHGDAALYGILESAASLGAIVAGVTATFYLYKVKYHVPFFALLITALGLLGMAIFKEPVIAFGCIFIIGLGTTWLRVLMQSVQQIATEPAFYGRMAATRQTINQTSVAIGAPVLGVIADGYGVQYSYAALLVPVLLLGLMSLRIAKRRDFSAVISSVLPKESDQGYHKSMS; the protein is encoded by the coding sequence GTGAAAGATAAAAGCATATTGACGGCTGCATTTTTTTCTTCCTTCGGGAGCACGATGTACTTTATCATTGTCGCTTGGATTTTATATGAGTTAACCTCCGATGCAACTTACACAGGATTGATGGTAGGTTTCGGATTTTTGCCAGGCGTGTTTATGAATCTCGTGTTTGGCGTATGGGCGGACCGCGCCAATCGGAAAACGTTAACGATTTTGGCAACCGGTATTATTTTGCTGTCTATTACAGCCTTATGGGGTGCGATGCTCCTTGATGTAATACAGCCCTGGATGCTGATTGCTGTACATATGAGTGTCCAAACCTTCGCTTCCTTATTTCGGACGGCACAGCAGGCATTCATTACGGAGGTATATGAGAAAAAAGAGATTCCAAGAATCTTTAGCCACCAGGGCTCAGCCGTCTCGGTGGGCGGTTTAATCGGCACAAGCTTTGGCGGCTTTGCGCTGCATTGGTTTTCAGCAGAAGGTGCAGTTGGTATTGTATTGGGATCGTTTTGTATTACGCTCCTTTGTCTTGGTATGGTGTCGTATGAATTGAAGGAGCGGGCTTATCAGCCTGCATCGGTATTTCGTGATTTGACTGACGGCTTTCGCTATATTCACCGCGTGCCCCTTATGTACAGTTTACTAGGACTTATGTTTGTCGGACAGCTTGTGGTACATACAACGGCGGGCATGCTGTCCGTATATACTAGCGCTCGTTTACATGGAGATGCGGCACTGTATGGCATCTTGGAAAGTGCTGCTTCGTTAGGGGCAATTGTCGCCGGGGTGACAGCTACGTTCTATTTATATAAAGTAAAATATCATGTTCCGTTTTTCGCATTGTTGATAACAGCACTGGGCTTGCTTGGGATGGCTATTTTCAAGGAACCGGTGATTGCGTTTGGGTGCATATTTATAATCGGTCTTGGCACGACCTGGCTGCGCGTTTTAATGCAGTCTGTCCAGCAGATTGCCACAGAACCAGCCTTTTACGGCAGAATGGCTGCGACAAGGCAAACAATCAATCAAACCTCGGTGGCAATTGGTGCGCCCGTTTTAGGTGTAATTGCTGACGGATACGGTGTGCAGTATTCATATGCCGCTTTACTCGTACCAGTGCTTCTATTGGGATTGATGAGTTTACGTATCGCCAAGCGGCGTGATTTCTCCGCCGTTATTTCGTCCGTTCTGCCAAAGGAGTCAGATCAAGGGTACCATAAGTCCATGTCGTAA
- a CDS encoding Lrp/AsnC family transcriptional regulator produces MLDATDKKIIEELSNNGRITMKELGAKVHLTGQAASTRVLKLEDEGIIENYTIKVNHKKLGLPVHTFLHIYTKNVHHQPYLAFLQTQPYIVNNFKISGDGCYLLECRFPSHEELDRFLVGLNEHVNYKLSIVINS; encoded by the coding sequence ATGCTCGATGCTACTGACAAAAAAATTATCGAAGAATTATCAAACAATGGACGTATAACGATGAAGGAGCTTGGCGCAAAGGTTCATCTTACTGGTCAAGCCGCTTCCACGCGCGTTTTGAAGCTAGAAGACGAAGGCATCATTGAGAACTATACCATTAAAGTGAACCACAAAAAGCTAGGTCTGCCTGTTCATACCTTTCTACATATATACACAAAAAATGTTCATCATCAGCCCTACCTTGCATTTCTTCAAACACAGCCCTACATCGTTAACAATTTTAAAATCAGCGGAGATGGGTGCTATTTGCTGGAATGCCGCTTTCCCTCTCACGAAGAGCTTGACCGTTTTTTAGTTGGGCTCAACGAACATGTAAACTATAAGCTTTCCATTGTTATTAATAGCTAA
- a CDS encoding MBL fold metallo-hydrolase — protein sequence MQIRQIRNATLVLEYGGKRFLVDPFFAGQGTIPAFPNTPNQDKQNPLVGLPVAAEELVKVDAVFVTHLHLDHFDDVAKQVLPKDMPIYTQNEEDAEAIRKDGFAHVQSFEHGVQIGDVLIAKTDGQHGTGEIGRMMGNVSGIVYKHPDEQTLYIAGDTIWCDDVQEALEAHNPGVIVVNGGAAQFLQGDPITMTKEDIYQTYEAAPQATIVVSHMEALNHCLLTRAELKSFMAEKVLSQRVVVPEDGEVLQF from the coding sequence ATGCAAATACGACAAATTCGCAATGCGACGCTTGTGTTAGAATACGGTGGTAAGAGGTTTCTGGTTGATCCATTTTTTGCGGGACAGGGAACCATACCGGCATTTCCAAATACGCCAAATCAAGATAAACAAAATCCGCTGGTGGGGCTGCCAGTTGCTGCAGAAGAGCTAGTGAAGGTGGATGCGGTGTTTGTGACACATTTGCACCTTGATCATTTTGATGATGTAGCGAAGCAAGTATTGCCAAAGGATATGCCTATTTATACGCAAAATGAAGAGGATGCGGAAGCAATTCGGAAAGATGGTTTTGCTCATGTACAGTCCTTTGAACATGGTGTGCAAATCGGAGATGTTCTCATTGCAAAAACAGATGGTCAGCACGGCACAGGCGAAATTGGTAGGATGATGGGTAATGTTTCTGGTATTGTGTATAAGCATCCCGATGAACAAACTTTATATATAGCAGGTGACACGATTTGGTGCGATGACGTACAGGAAGCGCTAGAAGCGCACAATCCTGGGGTCATTGTGGTAAATGGCGGGGCTGCACAGTTCCTGCAAGGTGACCCGATTACGATGACAAAAGAAGATATCTATCAAACATATGAAGCAGCTCCGCAGGCGACAATTGTTGTATCGCACATGGAGGCGCTGAATCACTGTTTGTTAACAAGGGCGGAGCTGAAGAGCTTTATGGCGGAAAAAGTGCTGTCACAACGTGTGGTTGTGCCGGAAGATGGGGAAGTTTTGCAATTTTAG
- a CDS encoding VOC family protein — MHPVLNQIGTVFIPVRNIRDARDWYCDLLGLPADGEILFGHLYIVPMKGTSIVLDSKIYAEEHVFKIPPFHLNTDDIEQSYTYMKSKNIEITTNIEHNHWFQFKDPDGNHLMICKC, encoded by the coding sequence ATGCATCCTGTTTTAAATCAAATCGGTACTGTGTTTATCCCGGTACGTAACATTAGAGACGCTCGTGATTGGTACTGTGATCTATTAGGTTTACCAGCAGACGGTGAAATATTATTCGGTCATTTGTACATAGTGCCTATGAAAGGAACAAGCATCGTGTTAGACAGCAAAATATATGCGGAGGAGCATGTTTTCAAAATCCCGCCTTTTCATCTGAACACAGATGATATAGAACAATCCTATACGTATATGAAAAGCAAAAACATTGAAATCACAACCAACATCGAGCATAACCATTGGTTTCAATTTAAAGACCCTGACGGCAACCATTTAATGATTTGCAAATGTTGA
- a CDS encoding cyanophycinase, translating into MKRNIISIAACLALLTPLGAPVKAESNDIKGSLVIAGGAVGATNKAIYEAFIKRAGEGKIGIIPAASGKLRSSKDFKKDLQSYGISESKIDILQISDHDFSDTPEDESTWEANVNNAAFVDKLKNYTAIWFVGGDQLRITSSLRNDDGSNSKALDAIWDIYKDGAVLGGTSAGAAIMSDVMITGGDSLGALRAGFVTEETTTDKEYAPVYIEKGLGFFKHGIVDQHVDERSRLLRLAMTAHEYETNKAANFAYGVDEDTAMVVDNKTNTIEVVGRSGLAVVDVSKMKTKKFTKGKLPRNGIADIDVSYLAPGDKVHYDTKTFEFPNKDETKGYEYYSFAPRPATGVFTPYGKLKNYLSYSLVDNSSAQSVSSYLYDSKGIGYEAVFRKTEKTNGYWGYTDGQKDDYSVAHVSLDLIPTIMEFKPDASVTKNYKPSDFKVQSTNRTDIKGNLVIAGGALGSTNRAVYDAFTSLAKGKIGIVPAASNRLSSSNAFKQDLISYGFKAEDIEILPISNHDFKGTPENESAWKSNMNSDELANKIKGLGGIWFVGGDQTLITGSLRNDDGSDSKVLNAIWDMYANGGVLGGTSAGAAIMSDVMLAGGDSYGALMNGFTNQYDGMTQQEGGPAYLERGLGFFRYGIIDQHFDNKARLGRLIATAYEKGNKAQLSYGVDEDTAMVVRNEAKTIEVVGRGGVTLIDLANVKAKKASNYQDISLSFIKPGDTVNPETKAIAINPKKYETKGYEYADTKVAPNGGVFSPHNTLKQFVSYDLVDNAGTDKITSYSFENGKGFELTFRKGKETNGYWTNTDGQRDDYSFTKVLLDITPIRVESK; encoded by the coding sequence ATGAAACGCAACATTATTTCCATTGCCGCCTGCTTGGCATTATTAACGCCGCTTGGGGCGCCTGTCAAAGCCGAAAGCAATGACATTAAGGGAAGTCTCGTTATCGCCGGCGGTGCCGTGGGCGCAACGAACAAAGCAATCTATGAAGCTTTTATCAAGCGAGCCGGTGAAGGTAAAATCGGGATTATTCCGGCAGCCAGTGGTAAGCTTCGCTCTTCTAAAGACTTTAAAAAAGATTTGCAAAGCTACGGCATCAGTGAAAGCAAGATTGATATTTTACAAATTTCTGATCATGATTTTTCCGATACGCCAGAAGATGAATCCACTTGGGAAGCAAATGTGAACAACGCTGCATTTGTGGACAAGCTCAAGAATTATACGGCGATTTGGTTTGTTGGCGGCGATCAGCTTCGCATTACTTCTTCGCTTCGCAACGATGACGGCAGCAATTCTAAAGCACTTGACGCGATTTGGGATATTTACAAAGATGGCGCCGTGCTTGGTGGTACCAGTGCCGGAGCGGCCATCATGAGCGATGTGATGATTACAGGCGGTGACAGCCTTGGGGCATTGCGAGCGGGCTTTGTTACAGAAGAGACAACAACAGATAAGGAATATGCGCCGGTATACATTGAAAAAGGACTTGGCTTCTTTAAACACGGCATTGTCGATCAGCACGTGGACGAGCGTTCTCGCCTGCTGCGCCTTGCCATGACAGCACATGAATACGAAACAAACAAGGCGGCAAACTTTGCATACGGCGTTGATGAAGACACAGCAATGGTCGTTGATAATAAAACAAACACAATCGAAGTTGTCGGACGCAGCGGTTTGGCTGTTGTAGATGTTAGCAAAATGAAAACGAAAAAGTTCACAAAAGGTAAACTGCCTCGCAACGGTATTGCGGATATCGATGTTAGCTATCTAGCACCTGGTGATAAAGTGCACTACGATACAAAAACATTCGAGTTTCCAAACAAGGACGAAACAAAAGGCTATGAATACTATTCCTTCGCACCTCGTCCGGCTACAGGTGTCTTTACACCTTACGGCAAGCTGAAAAATTATCTGTCCTACTCACTTGTTGACAATTCTTCAGCCCAATCTGTAAGCAGCTATTTATATGACAGCAAAGGCATCGGCTATGAAGCCGTATTCCGCAAAACGGAGAAAACAAACGGCTATTGGGGCTACACAGACGGACAAAAAGATGATTATTCCGTTGCACATGTTTCGTTAGATCTCATTCCAACCATTATGGAATTTAAACCGGATGCTTCTGTAACGAAAAACTACAAGCCATCTGACTTTAAAGTACAATCAACAAACCGCACAGATATTAAAGGAAATCTCGTTATCGCAGGCGGCGCACTAGGCAGTACAAACCGGGCTGTGTACGATGCATTTACCTCCCTTGCGAAAGGAAAAATTGGGATTGTCCCAGCTGCAAGTAACCGTCTTTCTTCTTCTAATGCCTTTAAACAAGATTTGATTTCATATGGCTTTAAAGCGGAGGACATTGAAATTTTACCAATCTCCAATCATGACTTTAAAGGTACACCAGAAAATGAATCTGCATGGAAAAGCAATATGAACAGCGACGAGCTTGCAAATAAGATCAAAGGTCTTGGCGGCATCTGGTTCGTGGGTGGTGACCAAACGTTAATTACTGGATCTCTTCGCAACGACGACGGCTCCGACTCCAAAGTGTTAAACGCAATTTGGGATATGTATGCAAACGGCGGGGTGCTTGGCGGCACGAGCGCAGGAGCAGCCATCATGAGCGATGTCATGCTAGCAGGCGGCGACAGCTACGGCGCACTGATGAACGGCTTTACAAATCAATACGACGGCATGACGCAGCAAGAAGGCGGTCCTGCTTACTTAGAACGCGGTCTTGGCTTCTTCCGCTACGGCATTATTGACCAGCATTTTGACAACAAAGCAAGACTAGGCAGACTTATCGCAACAGCTTATGAAAAAGGTAACAAAGCACAGCTTTCTTACGGCGTAGACGAAGATACAGCGATGGTTGTTCGCAATGAAGCAAAAACAATTGAAGTAGTTGGTCGCGGCGGCGTTACACTCATAGATTTAGCAAATGTAAAAGCAAAAAAAGCGAGCAACTACCAAGATATTTCTCTATCTTTCATTAAACCGGGCGATACAGTAAATCCGGAGACAAAAGCAATTGCCATTAACCCGAAAAAATATGAAACAAAGGGCTACGAATACGCTGATACAAAAGTGGCACCAAATGGCGGCGTCTTCTCACCGCACAATACGTTGAAGCAATTCGTCTCCTATGACCTTGTAGACAATGCCGGCACTGACAAAATCACAAGCTACAGCTTTGAAAATGGTAAAGGCTTTGAGTTAACATTCCGCAAGGGCAAAGAAACAAACGGCTACTGGACAAACACAGACGGTCAGCGTGATGACTACTCCTTCACCAAGGTACTACTTGACATCACACCGATTCGTGTGGAAAGTAAATAA